From Symphalangus syndactylus isolate Jambi chromosome X, NHGRI_mSymSyn1-v2.1_pri, whole genome shotgun sequence, the proteins below share one genomic window:
- the LOC129475131 gene encoding uncharacterized homolog → MDSLTEQRLTSPNLPAPHLEHYSVLHCTMTLDVQTVVVFAVIVVLLLVNVILMFFLGTR, encoded by the coding sequence ATGGACAGTCTGACAGAACAGAGACTGACATCTCCCAATCTGCCGGCCCCCCACCTGGAACACTACAGTGTTCTGCATTGCACCATGACCCTGGATGTGCAAACTGTAGTCGTTTTTGCCGTGATTGTAGTCCTCCTGCTTGTCAATGTCATACTCATGTTTTTCCTGGGAACGCGCTGA